One region of Streptomyces sp. CG4 genomic DNA includes:
- a CDS encoding carbohydrate kinase family protein — translation MTTGRSGALLVVGDVVTDVVARHQGPLTVGTDTAAAIRTLPGGAGANVACWAAHTGCADVRLLGRVGADAAAWHERELVAAGVRPRLVVDPTAATGTVICLVDTGAAAERTFLTDSGASLQLEPADWSDALLDGVARLHLSGYLLFTEPSRELAETALAAARARGVPVSLDPASSGFLVRLGVDRFLAFAEKLDVLLPSRDEACLLTGLPDPADAAAKLSRLVPLVVAKTGADGALVARSGSTPVKVPATPAVPRDTTGAGDAFTGAFLAALLAGADPEEAAARGCRAGAEAVRRVGGRPPCRQPVGDGPPCPHPVGDGPPCPQAVDSRPPRPGSAD, via the coding sequence GTGACCACGGGCCGGAGCGGGGCCCTGCTGGTCGTCGGTGACGTGGTCACGGATGTGGTCGCCCGGCACCAGGGGCCGCTCACGGTTGGCACCGACACAGCCGCCGCGATCCGGACGCTGCCGGGCGGCGCGGGCGCGAACGTGGCCTGCTGGGCGGCGCACACGGGCTGTGCGGACGTACGGCTGCTCGGACGGGTGGGCGCGGACGCGGCCGCTTGGCACGAGCGTGAGCTGGTCGCGGCCGGGGTGCGGCCTCGGCTGGTGGTCGATCCGACGGCGGCGACCGGGACGGTGATCTGCCTCGTCGACACGGGTGCGGCGGCGGAGCGCACGTTCCTCACGGACAGCGGGGCATCGTTGCAGCTCGAACCCGCGGACTGGTCGGACGCGTTGCTCGACGGCGTGGCCCGGCTGCATCTGTCGGGCTACCTGCTGTTCACGGAGCCGAGCCGGGAGCTGGCCGAGACAGCGCTCGCGGCGGCACGCGCGCGTGGCGTGCCGGTCAGCCTGGATCCGGCGTCGTCGGGCTTCCTCGTGCGGCTGGGCGTGGATCGCTTTCTGGCGTTCGCGGAGAAGCTGGATGTGTTGCTGCCCAGCCGGGACGAGGCGTGTCTGCTGACCGGGCTGCCGGATCCGGCGGACGCGGCGGCCAAGCTGAGCCGCCTCGTTCCGCTGGTCGTGGCCAAGACGGGCGCGGACGGTGCCCTGGTGGCTCGCTCCGGCAGCACACCGGTCAAGGTGCCGGCGACCCCGGCGGTCCCTCGGGACACCACGGGCGCCGGGGACGCCTTCACCGGCGCGTTCCTCGCCGCCCTGCTCGCGGGCGCGGACCCCGAGGAGGCGGCGGCACGGGGTTGCCGGGCAGGCGCGGAGGCCGTACGACGGGTGGGCGGCAGACCGCCGTGTCGGCAACCGGTGGGTGACGGACCACCGTGTCCGCATCCGGTCGGTGACGGACCACCGTGCCCACAAGCGGTGGACAGCAGGCCACCGCGTCCGGGGAGCGCCGACTAG
- a CDS encoding pseudouridine-5'-phosphate glycosidase — MVLVVSEEVRESIDARRPVVALESTIIAHGLPRPRNLQVALELEDAVRREGAVPATIAVLDGRPHVGLDKQQLERIANEDGIRKLGHRDLPLAVAAGVSGATTVSATAQLAALAGIRVFATGGLGGVHREWTVTQDESADLGLLARTRITVVCAGVKSILDVPATLQRLETLGVAVAGYGTDRFPGFYLSDSGHPVDWRLDSPGQVADVMRAQDALDAPESALIVAHPVPEADQLDPALHARVLADALRACAEQGITGQAVTPFLLDYLVRHTDGASLSANLAAVRGNVRLAARIATAWTGR; from the coding sequence GTGGTGCTGGTGGTGTCGGAAGAGGTCCGGGAATCGATCGACGCGCGGCGGCCGGTGGTGGCCCTGGAGTCCACGATCATCGCGCACGGTCTTCCCCGTCCGCGCAACCTGCAGGTGGCGCTGGAGCTGGAGGACGCCGTGCGGCGGGAGGGCGCCGTACCGGCGACCATCGCCGTGCTCGACGGCCGCCCTCACGTCGGCCTGGACAAGCAGCAGCTGGAGCGGATCGCGAACGAGGACGGCATCCGCAAGCTGGGCCATCGCGATCTGCCGCTCGCCGTGGCGGCCGGCGTGAGCGGGGCGACCACGGTGTCGGCGACGGCGCAGCTGGCCGCGCTCGCGGGCATCCGGGTGTTCGCGACCGGCGGGCTGGGCGGTGTGCACCGGGAGTGGACGGTGACCCAGGACGAGTCGGCCGACCTGGGTCTGCTGGCCCGGACCCGGATCACCGTGGTCTGTGCGGGTGTGAAGTCGATCCTGGACGTGCCGGCGACCCTGCAGCGGCTGGAGACCCTGGGCGTGGCCGTCGCCGGGTACGGCACGGACCGGTTCCCCGGCTTCTATCTGTCGGATTCGGGGCATCCGGTCGACTGGAGGCTGGACTCCCCGGGTCAGGTCGCGGACGTCATGCGGGCCCAGGACGCGCTCGACGCGCCGGAGTCGGCCCTGATCGTCGCCCATCCCGTCCCCGAGGCGGACCAGCTCGATCCCGCGCTGCACGCGCGCGTGCTCGCCGACGCGCTGCGCGCCTGCGCGGAGCAGGGCATCACCGGGCAGGCGGTGACCCCGTTCCTGCTGGACTACCTGGTCCGGCACACCGACGGTGCCTCCCTGAGCGCGAATCTGGCGGCCGTGCGCGGCAACGTACGGCTGGCGGCGCGGATCGCCACGGCGTGGACCGGCAGGTGA
- a CDS encoding VOC family protein, whose protein sequence is MTKNSMRLDHVVLWVADPLAAARFYQEVVGLEPVRAAEFAEGTVAFPSVRVNDETILDLAPLAFTDRMNMLPGAANSAGHPVNHVCLSLPADAFDALRTRLEEHGVPLSDIGHDSFGARGKAPRNFYFRDPDGNVFEARHYDE, encoded by the coding sequence ATGACGAAGAACAGCATGCGTCTCGACCACGTCGTCCTGTGGGTGGCCGATCCGCTCGCCGCGGCCCGCTTCTACCAGGAGGTCGTCGGCCTGGAGCCCGTGCGGGCCGCAGAATTCGCTGAGGGGACGGTCGCGTTCCCGTCCGTGCGCGTCAATGACGAGACCATCCTGGACCTCGCCCCGCTCGCCTTCACGGACCGCATGAACATGCTGCCCGGTGCGGCCAACAGTGCCGGCCACCCGGTCAACCACGTCTGCCTGTCCCTGCCCGCCGACGCCTTCGACGCCCTGCGCACCCGGCTGGAGGAGCACGGCGTACCCCTGAGCGACATCGGCCACGACTCGTTCGGCGCCCGCGGCAAGGCCCCGCGCAACTTCTACTTCCGGGACCCCGACGGCAACGTCTTCGAGGCCCGGCACTACGACGAGTAG
- a CDS encoding methylated-DNA--[protein]-cysteine S-methyltransferase produces the protein MDSHGQDERRVVWAVVGTDIGPLMLAATRDGLVNVVFHATDAVRDRALERLAERLGGAPVEDPDSPRLTEAIRQLRAYFAGERHDFDLPLDWALISGFNRQVLRELATGVPYGTVVGYGDLAGRVGQPGGAQAVGAAMGANPLPVVVPCHRVVESDGGIGGFGGGLETKRRLLALEGVLPQPLF, from the coding sequence ATGGACAGCCATGGGCAGGATGAGCGGCGGGTCGTGTGGGCCGTGGTGGGCACGGACATCGGCCCGCTGATGCTGGCGGCGACCCGGGACGGCCTGGTCAATGTGGTCTTCCACGCCACGGACGCGGTGCGCGACCGCGCCCTGGAGCGGCTGGCGGAGCGGCTGGGTGGCGCTCCCGTGGAGGATCCGGACTCACCGCGGCTGACGGAGGCGATACGCCAGCTGCGGGCGTACTTCGCGGGCGAGCGGCACGACTTCGACCTGCCGCTGGACTGGGCGCTGATCTCCGGCTTCAACCGACAGGTGCTGCGCGAGCTGGCGACCGGTGTGCCGTACGGCACCGTGGTGGGGTACGGCGATCTCGCCGGACGGGTCGGCCAGCCCGGCGGTGCGCAGGCGGTCGGCGCGGCGATGGGAGCCAATCCCCTGCCGGTGGTCGTGCCGTGTCACCGGGTGGTGGAGAGCGACGGCGGCATCGGCGGCTTCGGGGGCGGGCTGGAGACCAAGCGCAGGCTGCTCGCCCTGGAGGGTGTGCTGCCCCAGCCGCTGTTCTGA
- a CDS encoding glycerophosphodiester phosphodiesterase, translated as MHARVVATTAAGVLGTVALLLSPTSDARAGDVGETTVIAHRGASAYAPENTLASIDKAAQLGFSWVENDVQRTKDGELVVIHDDSLQRTTNVEQVFPGRAPWKVKDFTAAEIARLDAGSWYSPAYAGTRVPTLKEYMCRIEHNHEKLLLEIKNPELYPGLEQQTLRLLGNQGWLDRKHLKRLIVQSFSIDSIRTVHELRPAITTAYLGSPTPAQLYRYARFTDLINPSYGSLSRGYVAAVHSFEGPHDKPLRVFAWTVNDAATALRVAGYGVDGMITNKPDVVRTALGSH; from the coding sequence ATGCACGCGCGCGTAGTTGCCACCACAGCCGCCGGGGTCCTGGGAACGGTGGCCCTGCTGCTGAGCCCCACCTCCGACGCCCGGGCCGGTGACGTGGGTGAGACCACGGTGATCGCCCACCGGGGTGCCTCCGCCTACGCTCCGGAGAACACGCTGGCCTCGATCGACAAGGCCGCTCAGCTGGGCTTCTCCTGGGTCGAGAACGACGTCCAGCGCACCAAGGACGGTGAGCTGGTCGTCATCCACGACGACAGCCTGCAGCGCACCACAAACGTCGAGCAGGTCTTCCCCGGCCGGGCGCCATGGAAGGTCAAGGACTTCACCGCGGCCGAGATCGCCCGCCTCGACGCGGGCAGCTGGTACTCCCCCGCGTACGCGGGCACGCGCGTGCCGACGCTGAAGGAGTACATGTGCCGCATCGAGCACAATCACGAGAAGCTCCTCCTGGAGATCAAGAATCCTGAGCTGTATCCCGGCCTGGAGCAGCAGACCCTGAGATTGCTCGGCAACCAGGGCTGGCTCGACCGGAAGCATCTGAAGCGGCTGATCGTGCAGAGCTTCAGCATCGACAGCATCCGGACCGTGCACGAGCTGAGGCCCGCGATCACCACCGCCTACCTCGGCTCGCCCACCCCTGCGCAGCTGTATCGGTACGCGCGCTTCACCGATCTGATCAACCCGTCGTACGGATCGCTCTCCAGGGGGTACGTCGCGGCCGTGCACTCCTTCGAGGGGCCCCACGACAAGCCGCTCAGGGTGTTCGCCTGGACGGTGAACGACGCGGCCACCGCCCTCCGGGTCGCGGGCTACGGCGTCGACGGAATGATCACCAACAAGCCCGACGTGGTGCGGACGGCGCTGGGTTCGCACTGA
- a CDS encoding MHYT domain-containing protein, which translates to MQGTVDGFSYGAVTPLVAYLMACLGGALGLRCTTRSLLVTHSWRPAWLALGSAAIGSGIWTMHFVAMMGFAIKEAPIHYDKPITYASLGLAIVMVGVGIFIVGYRGATGTALFTGGTITGLGVASMHYLGMAGVRFHGYFTYNTFTVAASVVIAVVAATAALWAAGRVRGFIWSVGASLVMGLAVSGMHYMGMAALGVHLDGMHHAAGGAPEPSVLAPMLIGPLAFLLLAGIVVIFDPMMVMGRPVPRPVEQKPGVPAAAVASHQDRRPALHDARRPVRTAEHHASRTPQNR; encoded by the coding sequence ATGCAAGGCACGGTCGACGGATTCAGCTACGGGGCCGTCACCCCGTTGGTGGCCTATCTGATGGCCTGCCTCGGCGGTGCCCTCGGCCTGCGCTGCACCACCCGGTCCTTGCTGGTCACGCACTCCTGGCGACCCGCCTGGCTGGCCCTCGGCTCCGCCGCTATCGGCTCCGGCATCTGGACGATGCACTTCGTCGCCATGATGGGCTTCGCCATCAAGGAGGCGCCGATCCACTACGACAAGCCGATCACCTATGCGAGCCTCGGCCTCGCCATCGTCATGGTCGGTGTCGGGATCTTCATCGTCGGCTACCGGGGCGCGACCGGTACCGCCCTGTTCACCGGTGGCACGATCACCGGTCTGGGCGTCGCTTCGATGCACTACCTCGGCATGGCCGGCGTGCGCTTCCACGGGTATTTCACTTACAACACCTTCACCGTCGCCGCCTCCGTCGTCATAGCGGTCGTGGCCGCCACCGCCGCGCTGTGGGCCGCCGGACGCGTCCGGGGCTTCATATGGAGCGTGGGGGCGAGTCTCGTCATGGGGCTCGCGGTCAGCGGTATGCACTACATGGGCATGGCAGCCCTGGGAGTCCACCTGGACGGCATGCACCATGCCGCCGGAGGCGCGCCGGAGCCGTCGGTGCTCGCGCCCATGCTGATAGGCCCGCTCGCCTTCCTGCTCCTCGCGGGCATCGTCGTGATCTTCGACCCGATGATGGTCATGGGCCGCCCCGTCCCGAGGCCGGTCGAGCAGAAACCGGGTGTCCCGGCCGCCGCCGTCGCCTCCCACCAGGACCGCCGCCCCGCCCTCCACGACGCGCGCCGGCCGGTCCGCACAGCCGAGCATCACGCCTCCAGGACCCCGCAGAACCGTTGA
- the uvrB gene encoding excinuclease ABC subunit UvrB gives MRPVSHIERTVAPFEVVSPYQPSGDQPAAIAELAKRIESGEKDVVLLGATGTGKSATTAWMIEKLQRPTLVMAPNKTLAAQLANEFRELLPNNAVEYFVSYYDYYQPEAYVPQSDTYIEKDSSINEEVERLRHSATNSLLTRRDVIVVASVSCIYGLGTPQEYVDRMVPLRVGDEIDRDELLRRFVDIQYTRNDMAFSRGTFRVRGDTIEIFPVYEELAVRIEMFGDEIEALSTLHPLTGEIISDDQQLYVFPASHYVAGPERMERAVNDIEKELGERLAELEKQGKLLEAQRLRMRTTYDIEMLRQIGSCSGVENYSMHFDGRLPGSPPNTLLDYFPDDFLLVIDESHVTVPQIGAMYEGDASRKRTLVDHGFRLPSALDNRPLKWEEFQERIGQTVYLSATPGTYEMSRSDGVVEQIIRPTGLVDPEVVVKPTEGQIDDLVHEIRKRTEKDERVLVTTLTKKMAEDLTDYFLELGIQVRYLHSDVDTLRRVELLRELRSGDYDVLVGINLLREGLDLPEVSLVAILDADKEGFLRSGTSLIQTIGRAARNVSGQVHMYADKITPAMEKAIEETNRRREKQIAYNKANGIDPQPLRKKINDIVAQIAREEVDTEQLLGSGYRKSKDGKGAKAPVPSLGDKAAKGAKAGKAAKGKAVPTDRPAAELAEQIEEMTERMRAAAAELQFEIAARLRDEVSEMKKELRQMREAGLA, from the coding sequence ATGCGGCCCGTTTCCCACATCGAACGCACGGTGGCGCCCTTCGAGGTCGTCAGTCCCTACCAGCCCAGCGGCGACCAGCCGGCGGCCATCGCCGAGCTGGCCAAGCGCATCGAGTCCGGTGAGAAGGACGTCGTCCTGCTGGGCGCGACCGGCACCGGCAAGTCCGCCACCACGGCGTGGATGATCGAAAAGCTCCAGCGCCCCACACTCGTGATGGCGCCGAACAAGACGCTGGCCGCCCAGCTGGCCAACGAGTTCCGCGAGCTGTTGCCGAACAACGCGGTCGAGTACTTCGTCTCGTACTACGACTACTACCAGCCCGAGGCCTACGTCCCGCAGTCGGACACCTACATCGAAAAGGACTCCTCGATCAACGAGGAGGTCGAGCGGCTGCGTCACTCGGCGACGAACTCGCTGCTCACCCGCCGCGACGTCATCGTGGTCGCCTCGGTGTCCTGCATCTACGGCCTCGGTACTCCACAGGAGTACGTGGACCGGATGGTCCCCCTGCGGGTCGGCGACGAGATCGACCGGGACGAACTGCTGCGCCGCTTCGTCGACATCCAGTACACGCGCAACGACATGGCCTTCTCCCGCGGCACCTTCCGGGTCCGCGGCGACACCATCGAGATCTTCCCGGTCTACGAGGAGCTGGCCGTCCGCATCGAGATGTTCGGCGACGAGATCGAGGCGCTCTCCACCCTGCACCCGCTCACCGGCGAGATCATCAGTGACGACCAGCAGTTGTACGTCTTCCCCGCCTCCCACTACGTCGCCGGCCCCGAGCGCATGGAGCGGGCCGTCAACGACATCGAGAAGGAGCTGGGGGAGCGCCTGGCCGAGCTGGAGAAGCAGGGCAAGCTCCTGGAGGCCCAGCGCCTGCGGATGCGGACGACGTACGACATCGAGATGCTCCGCCAGATCGGCTCCTGCTCCGGCGTGGAGAACTACTCGATGCACTTCGACGGCCGCCTGCCCGGCTCCCCGCCCAACACCCTGCTGGACTACTTCCCGGACGACTTCCTGCTCGTCATCGACGAGTCGCACGTCACCGTCCCGCAGATCGGTGCCATGTACGAGGGCGACGCCTCCCGCAAGCGCACCCTCGTCGACCACGGCTTCCGCCTGCCCTCCGCGCTGGACAACCGCCCCCTGAAGTGGGAGGAGTTCCAGGAGCGCATCGGCCAGACCGTGTACCTGTCGGCCACCCCGGGCACGTATGAGATGTCGCGCTCCGACGGGGTCGTAGAGCAGATCATCCGCCCGACCGGTCTGGTGGACCCGGAGGTCGTGGTCAAGCCCACCGAGGGCCAGATCGACGACCTGGTGCACGAGATCCGCAAGCGCACCGAGAAGGATGAGCGTGTCCTCGTCACCACGCTCACCAAGAAGATGGCCGAGGACCTCACCGACTACTTCCTGGAACTGGGCATCCAGGTGCGCTATCTGCACAGCGACGTCGACACCCTGCGCCGCGTCGAGCTGTTGCGCGAGCTGCGCTCCGGTGACTACGACGTCCTGGTCGGCATCAACCTCCTGCGTGAGGGTCTCGACCTGCCCGAGGTGTCCCTGGTGGCGATCCTGGACGCCGACAAGGAAGGCTTCCTGCGTTCGGGCACCTCGCTGATCCAGACCATCGGCCGCGCGGCGCGCAATGTCTCCGGCCAGGTCCATATGTACGCCGACAAGATCACCCCGGCGATGGAGAAGGCCATCGAGGAGACCAATCGCCGCCGGGAGAAGCAGATCGCCTACAACAAGGCCAACGGCATCGATCCGCAGCCGCTGCGCAAGAAGATCAACGACATCGTCGCGCAGATCGCCCGCGAGGAGGTCGACACCGAGCAGCTCCTGGGCTCCGGCTACCGCAAGTCCAAGGACGGCAAGGGCGCCAAGGCACCCGTCCCGTCGCTGGGTGACAAGGCGGCGAAGGGCGCGAAGGCCGGCAAGGCAGCGAAGGGCAAGGCGGTGCCCACGGACCGCCCGGCGGCCGAACTCGCCGAGCAGATCGAGGAGATGACCGAGCGCATGCGTGCCGCAGCCGCGGAGCTGCAGTTCGAGATCGCGGCCCGGCTGCGCGACGAGGTCTCGGAGATGAAGAAGGAACTGCGCCAGATGCGGGAAGCCGGCCTCGCCTGA
- a CDS encoding TerD family protein: MSVNLSKGQAISLEKKDGATLTAVRMGLGWQAAKRRGLFGSRTREIDLDASAVLFAEKEPVDVVFFRHLVSDDGSVRHTGDNLVGGVGQGGDDEAILVDLQRIPVHIDQIVFTVNSFTGQTFQEVQNAFCRLVDETNGQELARYTLDGGGDYTAQIMAKVHRVGSGWTMTALGTPAYGRTFQDLMPAIQQHL, encoded by the coding sequence GTGTCCGTCAACTTGAGCAAGGGTCAGGCCATCAGCCTGGAGAAGAAGGACGGGGCCACCCTGACCGCGGTCCGTATGGGGCTCGGCTGGCAGGCAGCGAAGCGGCGCGGTCTGTTCGGCTCCCGCACCCGCGAGATCGACCTGGACGCCTCGGCCGTGCTCTTCGCCGAGAAGGAGCCGGTCGACGTCGTCTTCTTCCGCCATCTGGTGAGCGACGACGGCTCCGTCCGCCACACCGGCGACAACCTCGTCGGCGGCGTCGGCCAGGGCGGTGACGACGAGGCGATCCTGGTGGACCTGCAGCGCATTCCGGTCCACATCGACCAGATCGTCTTCACCGTGAACTCCTTCACGGGCCAGACCTTCCAGGAGGTGCAGAACGCGTTCTGCCGCCTCGTGGACGAGACCAACGGCCAGGAACTGGCCCGCTACACCCTGGACGGCGGCGGCGACTACACCGCCCAGATCATGGCGAAGGTGCACCGCGTGGGCTCGGGCTGGACGATGACCGCGCTGGGCACCCCGGCCTACGGCCGCACGTTCCAGGACCTGATGCCGGCGATCCAACAGCACCTGTAG
- a CDS encoding TerD family protein, with translation MTAELVRGQNHPLCEIRLVIRVSAGVPVLAGATLGDENGTVQGSHWVAHPGAPALPGVEVSRQAATEHRLAVDLDALPEAVHRVDVFLALPAGAEGPRRFGAVAAPHTTVEGLDGTELACYTLTGLDSETAVLALELYRRQGAWKVRAMGQGYAAGLPALLADQGLREAADLAAHAHRASAHGPSTTLPTPPPPHDTTARTPHDTSATVPHDVCATTAYDTLAATPHETHEPGSQGTPASGTAGQTPSGGCGYDAQNPYDAHASGTAPPDPGGRVDYRHPGRPPHGTPPPPAPAADDRPAQPVAGDAAGWSMEERLYNQVWGMFEDLARTTAAYRSAVDFADSRLEKELDQALADPRDRLGAAGDAAREAAHARRTQLVDQARAVLDRDLAQLTAESEVVEPALPTAYARWDNPVWHGYCVPAEPPMALRLGDLHLPESVPLRIPLLVRLPLERGLWLDSGAGAADGFPDSAELRHLALEAAVAIAVRLLAVHPAGDFAVQIIDPAGAGAAAFGPLLRSGVLAAPPATGAAGLTELLERLTRRVDLVQMALRAGAPESLPADVDTARQLLIVHDFPHGFDDRAVTRLRYLADEGPGVGVHLLLVADREDAAAYGPLLDPLWRSLLRLTPVPDDHFADPWVGHAWTYEPSLVPAGSHIVHQVLTEVARARTQHR, from the coding sequence ATGACGGCCGAGCTGGTGCGGGGGCAGAACCACCCGCTCTGCGAGATCCGGTTGGTGATCCGGGTCTCGGCCGGGGTGCCGGTCCTGGCCGGAGCCACGCTCGGCGACGAGAACGGCACGGTGCAGGGCTCCCATTGGGTGGCCCATCCCGGCGCCCCCGCTCTGCCCGGCGTCGAGGTGTCCCGGCAGGCCGCCACCGAACACCGGCTGGCGGTCGACCTGGACGCCCTGCCCGAGGCCGTACACCGCGTCGACGTCTTCCTCGCCCTGCCCGCAGGCGCCGAAGGACCACGTAGGTTCGGTGCCGTCGCCGCACCGCACACCACGGTCGAGGGCCTCGACGGCACCGAACTCGCCTGCTACACCCTGACGGGCCTGGACAGCGAGACGGCCGTCCTCGCCCTGGAGCTGTACCGCAGACAGGGCGCCTGGAAGGTGCGCGCGATGGGCCAGGGCTACGCCGCCGGGCTCCCCGCACTCCTCGCCGATCAAGGCCTGCGTGAGGCAGCCGACCTCGCGGCCCACGCCCATCGGGCGTCGGCCCACGGCCCCTCCACCACACTGCCGACACCGCCCCCACCGCACGACACCACGGCCCGCACACCGCACGACACCTCCGCGACCGTGCCGCACGACGTGTGCGCGACCACGGCGTACGACACCCTGGCTGCCACGCCGCACGAAACACACGAGCCCGGGTCGCAGGGCACCCCCGCCTCCGGGACGGCGGGGCAAACACCCTCCGGCGGCTGCGGGTACGACGCGCAGAACCCGTACGACGCCCACGCGTCCGGCACCGCCCCGCCAGACCCCGGCGGCCGGGTCGACTACAGGCACCCCGGCCGCCCTCCGCACGGCACACCGCCACCGCCCGCTCCGGCCGCCGACGACCGGCCCGCACAGCCCGTTGCAGGCGACGCCGCGGGCTGGTCGATGGAGGAGCGGCTGTACAACCAGGTCTGGGGCATGTTCGAGGACCTGGCCCGTACGACGGCCGCGTACCGCAGCGCCGTCGACTTCGCCGACTCGCGTCTGGAGAAGGAACTCGATCAGGCCCTCGCCGACCCCCGCGATCGGCTCGGCGCGGCGGGTGACGCCGCGCGCGAGGCGGCCCACGCCCGCCGGACGCAGCTGGTCGACCAGGCGCGCGCGGTCCTCGACCGCGACTTGGCCCAGCTCACCGCCGAGTCCGAGGTGGTCGAGCCCGCGTTGCCGACCGCCTATGCCCGCTGGGACAACCCTGTCTGGCATGGCTACTGCGTGCCCGCCGAGCCGCCGATGGCTCTGCGCCTCGGCGATCTCCATCTGCCCGAGAGCGTGCCGCTGCGCATCCCCCTGCTGGTCAGGCTCCCGCTCGAACGCGGCCTGTGGCTCGACAGCGGCGCGGGGGCAGCCGACGGCTTCCCCGACTCCGCCGAGCTACGGCACCTGGCTCTTGAGGCGGCCGTGGCGATCGCGGTGCGGCTGCTCGCCGTGCATCCGGCGGGGGACTTCGCCGTACAGATCATCGACCCGGCCGGCGCCGGGGCCGCGGCGTTCGGCCCGCTCCTGCGGAGCGGCGTGCTCGCCGCTCCGCCCGCGACCGGGGCGGCGGGACTGACGGAGCTGCTGGAGCGGCTCACCCGGCGGGTCGACCTGGTCCAGATGGCGCTGCGCGCGGGCGCCCCCGAGTCGTTGCCCGCCGATGTCGACACCGCTCGCCAGCTGTTGATCGTCCATGACTTCCCGCACGGTTTCGACGACCGGGCGGTGACCCGACTGCGGTACCTGGCCGACGAGGGGCCCGGCGTCGGTGTGCACCTCCTGCTGGTCGCGGACCGCGAGGACGCCGCCGCCTACGGCCCCCTGCTCGATCCGCTGTGGCGTTCGCTGCTGCGACTCACACCCGTCCCGGACGACCACTTCGCCGACCCCTGGGTCGGGCACGCCTGGACCTACGAACCCTCGCTGGTGCCAGCCGGCAGCCACATCGTGCACCAGGTCCTCACCGAGGTGGCCAGAGCCCGGACCCAGCACAGGTAA
- a CDS encoding TerC family protein, which translates to MEVSVALWVLTIAGLAALIAVDFFIGRKPHEVSIKEAGIWTVVWIALAGLFGLGLLLFGGGQPAGEFFAGFITEKSLSVDNLFVFVLIMAKFAVPTQYQQRVLLVGVLIALVLRTVFIAAGAAIIASFSWVFYLFGAFLIWTAWKLIQEARADEGEEEYEENKLLKAAERKFGVADQYHGTKLWIQQNGKRVMTPMLVVMLAIGTTDVLFALDSIPAIFGLTQDPYIVFTANAFALMGLRQLYFLIGGLLKKLVHLSYGLSIILGFIGVKLVLHALHESGVHVPEIGIPVSLGVICAVLVVTTVTSLMATRKQAAVEAAHAGGEGAPKDSIDA; encoded by the coding sequence GTGGAAGTCTCTGTGGCCCTGTGGGTCCTGACCATCGCGGGTCTAGCGGCCCTGATCGCGGTCGACTTCTTCATCGGGCGCAAGCCTCATGAGGTGTCGATCAAGGAAGCCGGTATCTGGACCGTCGTCTGGATCGCCCTGGCCGGGCTCTTCGGCCTCGGCCTCCTCCTCTTCGGCGGCGGACAGCCGGCCGGTGAGTTCTTCGCCGGATTCATCACCGAGAAGTCGCTGAGCGTCGACAACCTCTTCGTCTTCGTCCTGATCATGGCGAAGTTCGCGGTGCCCACGCAGTACCAGCAGCGCGTCCTGCTCGTCGGCGTGCTCATAGCCCTGGTCCTGCGGACCGTCTTCATCGCCGCGGGGGCCGCGATCATCGCCAGCTTCTCCTGGGTGTTCTACCTCTTCGGAGCCTTCCTGATCTGGACCGCCTGGAAGCTCATCCAGGAGGCCCGCGCCGACGAGGGCGAAGAGGAGTACGAGGAGAACAAGCTGCTGAAGGCCGCGGAGCGCAAGTTCGGCGTCGCCGACCAGTACCACGGCACCAAGCTGTGGATACAGCAGAACGGCAAGCGGGTCATGACCCCGATGCTGGTCGTGATGCTCGCCATCGGCACCACGGACGTCCTGTTTGCCCTGGACTCCATCCCCGCGATCTTCGGTCTGACCCAGGACCCGTACATCGTCTTCACCGCCAACGCCTTCGCCCTCATGGGCCTGCGGCAGCTGTACTTCCTGATCGGCGGCCTGCTGAAGAAGCTGGTCCACCTCTCGTACGGCCTGTCGATCATCCTCGGCTTCATCGGCGTCAAGCTGGTGCTGCACGCCCTGCACGAGTCCGGGGTCCACGTCCCCGAGATCGGCATCCCGGTCTCGCTCGGCGTGATCTGCGCGGTCCTGGTCGTGACGACCGTCACCAGCCTGATGGCCACCAGGAAGCAGGCCGCCGTCGAGGCGGCGCACGCCGGCGGCGAAGGTGCCCCGAAGGACAGCATCGACGCCTGA